ATCTTATCCTTTTAAAATACCGTATTGTAGCTTGATCCGGTCACGTTTTGTTGATCCGAGGATTGCAATCAACTTGACACGTCCCGTTCCACGCAAGGAAAGCAAGTCACCTTCTTCTAGCATGAAGCTTGAATCATCCACTACTTTATAATTGACCTTACTTTCACCTTGTTTAATGAGCGTCTGTGCTTTTTGACGTGAGAAGCCTAGAATTTCACTCACGACCGTATCGAACCGAAGTGAACTGACGAACCCAAGTGTCTCTTCCCACTCTTGATCCTTCACTTTCAAACGGTCTTCCGCCTCAACACGCGAAAGACGAATCTTCGTCTTCCCTGCTCGTTCGACGTTTGCTTCGATATAGGTCGCGACTTCGTCCGCGACGGCAAATTGTACTTGATCCTGGATGATGACGTCGCCGAATTTGGCTCGTTTCAATCCGACGTTCAATAATGTACCGGTGACTTGACGATGAGAAAGTTCAACGAATTTAGTAGGATAATGAATGCGATAGATGGAAATGTCAAAGTCATCCGCGTTGTATTCATAATAATCTGGTGCGAGGATTGCCCGTTTACGTTCAGCGCCTTCGAAACCGCCCTCAAAAAAGAGGGCGCATTTCGAACCGACGAGTTCTTGTGTGATTTGTTGTTCACGTGGATCTAAGAAATCCGTTAATTTGAACGTATAGGTCGCTTCCACATGATCGATCCAGTTCAAGACTGAATCGACGAATTCCCGCTCGCTTCCACGATAATGATCGTATACGCTCATACTAAAAAGATTGCTCGAATGCCCGATTGAGCCAAGTTCAAGACGAGGAAGGCTACAATCGGCGAGATATCCAGCATGCCCCCGATAGGCGGGATGATACGACGGAAGGGCGCTAGGAATGGCTCGACTAACATCGCGAGCACTTGTCCGAATTTCGAATCACGGGCATTCGGGAACCACGATAGCAGGATATAAACGATCATGACGTAACTGTAATACTGTAATAACGTACTCAATGTACGACCAATTGCGTACATCACTTGAGAATCCATACTTACCACCCCTTATGATTAATATCATCTTCTCCAAGAAGATTCGAGATGCTACCAGCCAACTCGACGTTGTTCGGAACACAGAGGAGGGTATTCTGACTGATCGTCGTAATCGTTCCATCGAGAGCGAAGACGACACCAGATAAGAAATTGATCATCTGTCGTGATTGATCTTTTGACATACGCTGCATATTGACGATGACAGCACGGTTCTGACGAAGATGTTCCCCGATTTCCTGGGCTTCGTTGAAGACACGTGGTTCACTCAAAATGACTTGCGATTTCGTTTTTTTCGTCGCATGAAGCGGCGCGATATTCGATTGTCTCACGCTGTCCTCCTTTTGAGTAACACTTGGGGTAGATTCCTCGTAATACTCTTCATACTCTTGTTGTGAAGCACCTCTACCTTTATTTATTGTAGCATCATTTTCATATTCAAGTTCATCTAAATCGTCGCTGTTGCCGAGAAATAGATTTTGCATTTTTGATTTAAAACCCATATCCATTCTCCCTTCTTCTCGTTTAGGTGTGAACGAGCGTCGTCCCGATTCGGACGAACGTCGCCCCTTCTTCGATGGCGATCTCAAAATCAGACGACATTCCCATAGATAACTCCATACATGGAGCATACGACAATTTTTTCGCCTTGACCTCTTCTTGCAATGTTTTTAATGAACGAAATACCTCACGGATACGCGTCGTATCTTCCGTTAACGGTGCCATCGTCATCAGTCCGATGACACGAATCGCTGGATACTGACCGATTTCATGTAAGAACGAAGGTACATCCTCAGGTGCAATGCCTTGCTTCGATTCTTCTCCGGAAACATTGACTTGAATGAAACAATCAATGATTCGGTCCGTTCGTTTATTGATCTCTTCCGCCAAATGAAGACGGTCGAGGGAATGCAGCACGTCAATGGCATCAATGATTTGACGAACTTTACGTGTCTGTAACGTACCGATGAAGTGCCACGTACATGCCGTTCGTCCGAGCTCTGCCTGTTTTTCGAGTAGTCTATCCGGGCGATTTTCACCGAGATGTGTCACACCTGCTGCTAATAATTCAGAAGCAACTTGACTTGAGACTGATTTCGTCACGCCAATCAACTGTACCTGCTTTTCAGAAGAACTCTTTTCGCTTGCTTGTTCCATTCGTTTCGTAACCTCTTGTACATTATCAAGAATTGACATCCAATGACTCCTTTACGATCAAACTTGCAAAGCGACCACCATGGTCGCCGTGGCGATAAGAGAAGTAATCTTCCGCCTGACAGTGTGTACATAGACCTGAGTCCAGGACATCACCGACTCCACAACGCTCAGCTAGCGCAGCGTTCGTTTTTTGTAGCGATAACATCGCTTTTCCATCTTCCTTGCGTATGTAAGGAGTCTCATCGAGTTCAAGCGCATCGATTGCATCGATGACGGGTTGATCGACTTCGTAACAACAATCACGGATTGATGGACCAATGACCATTTGAATCGATGAACGACTCGCACCCGCACGTTCCATTTGCTTGACTGTTTCCTCGACGATATTGCCGACAGATCCGCGCCAACCGGCGTGCGTATTCGCGATGATTCCTGTCGTCGGATCACAGAAGACAAGCGGAACACAGTCAGCGAAGAGCATCATCAATAAAACATTCGAATCAGTTGTCACCAATCCATCTGTACCCGGAATCGCTGTTTCGTAATCCAAAGCACCGCGCCCAGAGTCAAGTGTCGTCACCTGTTCGACGTGATTTCCGTGAACTTGCTGTGCCCAAATCGAGTTCTCGAGGGATAGATCAAGCTGACGTGCGATGACTTGTCGGTTCTGGATGACACCGTCGCGGTCATCGTTGACATGTAATCCTAAATTTCCGTTTTCATGAGGGGCAGCGAACTTCGTCGTAAAGGCGGCACGTACGGTACCTGTCGGTGTATCCCATTTGATCCATTGTCCAAACATGTTCATGCCTCCTTTGATTTTAAAAAAAAGAGGCGCCGCTTTCGCGACACCTCATCGTTTAGCAGTCGTGTCACTGGAACATCGATCAACGATTATTCCGGCGAAGGAAAGATGGGATGTCCATCGTTTCTTCGACATCTGGCGCTTTAGCCGGTTCAGGATTCGAGCTGACAGGTGTTTCTTCGACTTGTGGTTTTGACTCCTCTGTTGGTGGTGGAGTCGCTTGTTTTTTCTTTAGAAGATTCTTCATCATCTCTTGTGCCGATGGAATTTCGAAATCGAGTGGTTCGTTTTCGAACTCTGTCGCGATGACTGTAACGATGATTTCATCTTCGAGGTTATCGTTGATGACAGAACCGAAGATCAAGTTGACTTCCTCATCGGCTGCACTCTGAACGATTTGTGCGGCTTCCGTCACTTCGTACAAGCTAAGGTTCGCACTACCCGTGATGTTCATCAGAACACCTTTTGCGCCTTCGATTGATGTCTCAAGCAACGGACTCGAAATCGCTTTTTTCGCTGCTTCCGTCGCACGGTGTTCGCCTGTTGCGACACCTACACCCATCAATGCAGAACCTTTTTCGGTCATGATCGTCTTCACATCGGCGAAGTCGAGGTTGATGAGACCAGGTACGGCGATCAAGTCGGTAATACCTTGTACGCCTTGACGCAAGACGTTATCCGCTTCTTTGAACGCTTCAAGCATTGGTGTGTTCCGATCAACGATTTCAAGCAACTTGTCGTTCGGGATGACGATTAACGTATCGACTTTTTCTTTGAAGTTCTGGACACCTGAAACAGCATGTTGCATCCGTTTGCGTCCTTCAAACATGAATGGTTTTGTAACGACACCGACTGTCAATGCGCCGATCTCTTTTGAAATCTCCGCGATGACAGGAGCAGCTCCCGTACCCGTTCCGCCACCCATTCCCGCTGTGACGAAGACCATGTCAGCGCCAGAAAGGATTTCCGTTAATTGCTCACGGCTCTCTTCCGCCGCTTTTTTACCGATTTCCGGATTGGCACCCGCACCGAGACCGCGTGTCAATTTAGCACCGAGTTGCAGTTTTACGTCAGCTTGTGACATGTTCAATGCCTGCGCATCCGTGTTTACTGCGATGAATTCTACGCCTTGGACACCGTGTTCAATCATTCGGTTGACGGCGTTCGAACCGCCACCACCTACACCGATGACCTTGATTTTTGCTACTTGGTCCATCATTTCATCAAAATGCAACATAAAAAGGGCCCCCTAATATTTTTTACTCATTGGATTTTTTGTAGGCATTAACCAAAGAATTTCTCAAAGAAACTGCTGAATGACTTTTTCTCTTTTGGAGGCTGTTCACGTGTCGACCGTTCTTCTCGAACAGGTGTCGCTTGTTCGTTCATGAGCAGTGCATCCTGTTCACGTCCGTGTGCTACGACTTCCTTCTCTTCCGCGCGGTCGAAACCTGATTTCGATACGGCGCTTCGTGAAAGTACATAACGTAACATACCAGCTGCGACGGCATACTTCGGATGACGAATACCAAGACTAGCAGGTTGATAGACATTGACGCTCTGCTTGAAGATTCGTTTCCCGAGCTGGTCAATTCCCGGCAATGAAGAACTTCCGCCACACAAGATTAAACCGCTGTTCATATGAGCGTATCCGGCTTGCGTCATTCGTTTTTGAATCATCTCGAAGATTTCTTCAAGTCGCGCTTCTAACACGAAACCGATTTCTGATTGTGGCTCGAAACGATGTTCCCCGTTGATCGTGACGTAAGAAACTTTCTCTTCCGGATCACCGAGTGCTTCAAGTGCAACACCGTACTCTTCTTTTGCGAGCTTCGCATCTTGATATTTACAATTCATCTTATACGTCAAATCACGTGTCAGATGATCGCCACCGTATGGCAACGTCGTCGAGTAGACGAGATCATTCTTTTCATAGATGGAAAGTGTCGTCGTCTCATGTCCGATGTCAATGATTCCAACACCGAGTTCGAGTTCATCAATCGATGCTGCGATTCTAGATACCGCTAAACTCTCCAGCACATATCCAGCAAGCTCTAAACCAGCCCGTTCAATGGAACGTTTAATGCTATGTAGGATCGTCTTTGCTCCGATGATGAGCTTCCCTGTTACTTCGAGACGATAACCAATCATTCCTCTAGGATCAGTGATCTCCGTTTGCTGATCGACCGTAAACGTCTTCGGCAGAACATCGACGACACTGAGTTCGTTTGGAATTCGCATGACCATCGCAGAATGCAGAACATCTTTCACGTCATCATCCGTGATTTCATTGTCCTCACCTTTGATCGATGTCATCCCCTGGCAATCCTTCACTTGAATGTGTTCGCCAGAAATAGCAACATATACTTCACCAATTGGTTCACCAAGTGTACGTTCCACTTCCGTGACCGCTTGTTTAATGGCATGTACCGTTTGATCGATGTCAACGATGACACCTCGTTTAACACCCGCGGATGGTGCAGAACCTTCAGCAAGAACGTTCAGCGTTCCACCAAGTAGTTCACCGACGATGAGTTTCACCTCCGATGTCCCTATGTCGAGTGCGGCAATCGTACCTTTCGTTTCCATGGGAGTGACACCTCCACTTTCATAATACTAATCCTTTTTATTCCTAATTATATTCTAGGAACAGGACAGG
This region of Exiguobacterium acetylicum DSM 20416 genomic DNA includes:
- a CDS encoding YggS family pyridoxal phosphate-dependent enzyme codes for the protein MSILDNVQEVTKRMEQASEKSSSEKQVQLIGVTKSVSSQVASELLAAGVTHLGENRPDRLLEKQAELGRTACTWHFIGTLQTRKVRQIIDAIDVLHSLDRLHLAEEINKRTDRIIDCFIQVNVSGEESKQGIAPEDVPSFLHEIGQYPAIRVIGLMTMAPLTEDTTRIREVFRSLKTLQEEVKAKKLSYAPCMELSMGMSSDFEIAIEEGATFVRIGTTLVHT
- the ftsA gene encoding cell division protein FtsA — its product is METKGTIAALDIGTSEVKLIVGELLGGTLNVLAEGSAPSAGVKRGVIVDIDQTVHAIKQAVTEVERTLGEPIGEVYVAISGEHIQVKDCQGMTSIKGEDNEITDDDVKDVLHSAMVMRIPNELSVVDVLPKTFTVDQQTEITDPRGMIGYRLEVTGKLIIGAKTILHSIKRSIERAGLELAGYVLESLAVSRIAASIDELELGVGIIDIGHETTTLSIYEKNDLVYSTTLPYGGDHLTRDLTYKMNCKYQDAKLAKEEYGVALEALGDPEEKVSYVTINGEHRFEPQSEIGFVLEARLEEIFEMIQKRMTQAGYAHMNSGLILCGGSSSLPGIDQLGKRIFKQSVNVYQPASLGIRHPKYAVAAGMLRYVLSRSAVSKSGFDRAEEKEVVAHGREQDALLMNEQATPVREERSTREQPPKEKKSFSSFFEKFFG
- a CDS encoding YggT family protein, producing MDSQVMYAIGRTLSTLLQYYSYVMIVYILLSWFPNARDSKFGQVLAMLVEPFLAPFRRIIPPIGGMLDISPIVAFLVLNLAQSGIRAIFLV
- a CDS encoding cell division protein SepF, with translation MRQSNIAPLHATKKTKSQVILSEPRVFNEAQEIGEHLRQNRAVIVNMQRMSKDQSRQMINFLSGVVFALDGTITTISQNTLLCVPNNVELAGSISNLLGEDDINHKGW
- the pgeF gene encoding peptidoglycan editing factor PgeF, giving the protein MFGQWIKWDTPTGTVRAAFTTKFAAPHENGNLGLHVNDDRDGVIQNRQVIARQLDLSLENSIWAQQVHGNHVEQVTTLDSGRGALDYETAIPGTDGLVTTDSNVLLMMLFADCVPLVFCDPTTGIIANTHAGWRGSVGNIVEETVKQMERAGASRSSIQMVIGPSIRDCCYEVDQPVIDAIDALELDETPYIRKEDGKAMLSLQKTNAALAERCGVGDVLDSGLCTHCQAEDYFSYRHGDHGGRFASLIVKESLDVNS
- the ftsZ gene encoding cell division protein FtsZ; the protein is MLHFDEMMDQVAKIKVIGVGGGGSNAVNRMIEHGVQGVEFIAVNTDAQALNMSQADVKLQLGAKLTRGLGAGANPEIGKKAAEESREQLTEILSGADMVFVTAGMGGGTGTGAAPVIAEISKEIGALTVGVVTKPFMFEGRKRMQHAVSGVQNFKEKVDTLIVIPNDKLLEIVDRNTPMLEAFKEADNVLRQGVQGITDLIAVPGLINLDFADVKTIMTEKGSALMGVGVATGEHRATEAAKKAISSPLLETSIEGAKGVLMNITGSANLSLYEVTEAAQIVQSAADEEVNLIFGSVINDNLEDEIIVTVIATEFENEPLDFEIPSAQEMMKNLLKKKQATPPPTEESKPQVEETPVSSNPEPAKAPDVEETMDIPSFLRRNNR
- a CDS encoding RNA-binding protein, whose translation is MSVYDHYRGSEREFVDSVLNWIDHVEATYTFKLTDFLDPREQQITQELVGSKCALFFEGGFEGAERKRAILAPDYYEYNADDFDISIYRIHYPTKFVELSHRQVTGTLLNVGLKRAKFGDVIIQDQVQFAVADEVATYIEANVERAGKTKIRLSRVEAEDRLKVKDQEWEETLGFVSSLRFDTVVSEILGFSRQKAQTLIKQGESKVNYKVVDDSSFMLEEGDLLSLRGTGRVKLIAILGSTKRDRIKLQYGILKG